One window from the genome of Dyadobacter sp. CECT 9275 encodes:
- a CDS encoding dipeptidase: MNTYIEQNKDRFLNELLELLRIPSVSADSKFKGDMIAAAEYVKKSILQAGADKAEIYETAGHPVVYGEKIIDPSLPTVLIYGHYDVQPADPYDLWDSPPFEPVIKNERIYARGACDDKGQFYMHIKALETMIATGSLTCNVKMMIEGEEEIGSDNLETFVKAHRDLLKCDTILISDTSIIANDVPSIETGLRGLTYVEVEVVGANRDLHSGVYGGGVANPINILCEMIASMKDENGHITIPGFYDKVVDLSEEERNALNSAPFDLDEYKRDLGIDDITGEKGYTTIERTSVRPTLDVNGIWGGYIGEGAKTVLPSKANAKISMRLVPHQTDKEICELFSRHFESIAPASVKVKVTPHHGGLPYVTPTDSVEYRAAELAMEESFGKKPIPTRGGGSIPIVALFEQELGRKSILMGFGLDIDSLHSPNESYGLFNYYKGIETIPLFFKHYAELKK, from the coding sequence ATGAATACTTATATTGAACAAAACAAGGATCGCTTTTTGAATGAACTACTGGAGTTGCTCAGGATACCTTCCGTCAGCGCTGATTCCAAATTTAAGGGTGACATGATTGCCGCAGCGGAATACGTCAAAAAAAGTATACTGCAGGCTGGTGCCGACAAAGCCGAAATTTATGAAACTGCCGGACATCCGGTGGTGTATGGTGAAAAAATCATAGATCCGTCCTTGCCCACTGTTCTGATTTATGGCCATTATGATGTACAGCCAGCAGATCCTTATGACCTTTGGGATTCTCCGCCATTTGAGCCGGTTATTAAAAATGAACGCATTTACGCCCGTGGCGCCTGTGACGACAAAGGCCAGTTTTATATGCACATCAAGGCACTGGAAACGATGATCGCCACCGGGTCCCTCACCTGCAACGTCAAAATGATGATCGAAGGCGAAGAGGAAATAGGCTCGGATAATCTTGAAACTTTTGTAAAGGCGCACCGTGACCTGCTGAAATGTGATACCATCCTTATTTCTGATACCAGCATCATTGCCAATGATGTGCCGTCCATTGAAACAGGGCTAAGAGGTCTAACCTATGTGGAGGTTGAGGTAGTGGGTGCCAACCGTGATCTGCATTCCGGTGTTTATGGCGGAGGCGTTGCCAACCCGATCAATATCTTATGTGAGATGATCGCGTCAATGAAAGATGAAAATGGGCATATTACCATTCCCGGGTTTTATGACAAGGTGGTTGATCTGTCGGAAGAGGAACGCAACGCATTGAATTCTGCCCCTTTTGATCTGGACGAGTACAAGCGTGACCTTGGTATTGATGATATTACCGGAGAAAAAGGATATACAACCATTGAAAGAACCTCCGTCAGGCCCACGCTTGATGTAAACGGCATCTGGGGAGGTTATATCGGAGAAGGAGCTAAAACCGTTCTGCCCTCCAAAGCAAACGCTAAAATTTCCATGCGCCTGGTACCTCACCAGACCGACAAGGAAATATGTGAATTATTTAGCCGTCATTTCGAATCCATTGCGCCGGCATCGGTGAAAGTGAAAGTAACACCCCATCATGGCGGCCTTCCTTATGTAACCCCTACCGACTCGGTTGAATACAGAGCAGCCGAACTTGCCATGGAAGAATCGTTCGGCAAAAAACCGATTCCTACCCGGGGCGGCGGCAGTATCCCGATTGTAGCTCTCTTTGAGCAGGAATTGGGCCGGAAAAGTATACTGATGGGCTTTGGGCTCGATATTGACTCCCTACATTCTCCCAACGAAAGTTACGGCCTTTTCAACTACTACAAGGGCATTGAAACCATACCCCTGTTTTTTAAACATTATGCGGAGCTGAAAAAATAA
- a CDS encoding tetratricopeptide repeat protein — protein MIYVAVMLFSVPAFAQLYSSAELDKKYDMVLKNPGVQIESSEAINMLYNYRFEEADVEFRWLKYRYPKHPMPHFLLGLAEWWKIVPNTDNEQYDDKFLLHMDSTIVLAEKLYDDEKNKIEPAFFLAAAYAFKGRLYAERESWTKAAFAGKKSLKYFEVCKGNGDLSPELLFGDGLYNYYAEWVPKEYPILKPVMALFPKGNKKLGEKQLEQVANNAFYTRVEARYFLLQIYSMENEYTKAYEMARYMWQTFPNNPYFERYFCRTAFVTGKMAEATEAARNILDKIEKGMPGYEGVSGRNAAYVLAYYNMQYHKEYDLAAQFYQKAIDFSVKTNSLNAGYYVSSLLGLGKIAEMKKNYDEALRYYKLADDKADRKSSQNKEAKKAIENLKKLRREQRRKR, from the coding sequence ATGATCTATGTGGCCGTGATGCTATTTTCAGTACCGGCTTTTGCTCAGCTTTATTCATCAGCCGAGCTGGATAAGAAGTATGATATGGTGCTCAAAAACCCTGGTGTGCAGATAGAGTCGTCGGAAGCGATTAATATGTTGTACAACTATAGGTTTGAAGAGGCCGATGTGGAATTCCGCTGGCTAAAGTACAGGTATCCCAAGCATCCTATGCCTCATTTTTTGCTAGGCCTGGCAGAATGGTGGAAAATTGTTCCGAACACAGACAATGAACAGTATGACGATAAGTTTCTGTTACATATGGATTCCACCATTGTGCTGGCAGAGAAATTATATGACGACGAAAAAAACAAAATAGAGCCTGCCTTTTTTCTTGCTGCGGCCTATGCCTTTAAGGGAAGATTATATGCAGAAAGAGAGAGCTGGACCAAAGCCGCTTTTGCCGGCAAAAAATCTTTGAAGTACTTTGAAGTATGTAAGGGAAACGGGGACCTTTCGCCTGAGTTGTTATTTGGCGACGGGCTGTATAACTACTATGCAGAGTGGGTACCTAAGGAATACCCGATCCTGAAACCGGTGATGGCCCTTTTTCCTAAGGGGAATAAAAAACTGGGTGAAAAACAGCTCGAGCAGGTTGCCAACAATGCTTTTTACACCCGTGTGGAAGCCCGTTATTTTCTTCTGCAGATTTACAGCATGGAAAATGAATATACCAAAGCCTATGAAATGGCCAGGTATATGTGGCAGACTTTTCCAAATAACCCCTATTTTGAAAGGTATTTTTGTCGTACGGCTTTCGTTACGGGAAAAATGGCAGAAGCAACTGAGGCGGCCCGGAATATCCTTGACAAAATTGAAAAGGGTATGCCGGGTTATGAGGGAGTCAGCGGGAGAAACGCGGCTTATGTGTTGGCCTACTACAATATGCAGTATCATAAAGAGTACGATTTAGCTGCACAGTTTTACCAGAAAGCGATTGATTTTTCCGTGAAAACCAATTCCCTCAACGCCGGGTATTACGTTTCGTCTTTGCTGGGGCTTGGCAAGATAGCCGAAATGAAAAAGAACTACGACGAGGCCTTGAGGTACTATAAACTGGCAGACGACAAAGCGGACAGAAAGTCGAGCCAGAATAAGGAGGCCAAAAAAGCGATTGAGAATCTTAAAAAACTACGTCGGGAGCAGCGGAGGAAGCGTTGA
- the hpt gene encoding hypoxanthine phosphoribosyltransferase, with amino-acid sequence MITILDKTFVPFISRSNIESRIAEMAVQISKDYEGKSPLFIIVLNGAFLFASELLKNVSLPCQITFVRLASYQQTETTGQVRQIIGLEEQITGKDVVIVEDIVDTGLTMNQLLEQIQALQPASVEIATLLHKPEAIRKPVSMRYIGFEIENRFVVGYGLDYDGLGRNEDALYVLSE; translated from the coding sequence ATGATAACGATACTCGATAAAACTTTTGTCCCCTTCATTTCGCGGAGCAACATCGAAAGCCGCATTGCCGAAATGGCGGTGCAAATTAGTAAAGATTATGAAGGTAAGTCTCCCCTATTTATTATAGTGCTCAACGGAGCTTTCCTTTTTGCGTCAGAGCTTTTAAAAAATGTTTCGCTTCCCTGCCAAATCACTTTTGTAAGGCTGGCCTCCTATCAGCAAACAGAAACTACCGGACAAGTACGTCAGATCATAGGGCTGGAAGAACAAATTACCGGGAAAGACGTGGTGATTGTCGAGGATATCGTTGATACCGGGCTTACAATGAACCAGCTCCTGGAGCAGATACAAGCGCTGCAGCCTGCTTCGGTGGAGATCGCTACGCTGCTTCACAAACCGGAGGCGATCCGCAAGCCTGTCAGCATGCGGTATATTGGCTTTGAAATAGAAAATCGTTTTGTAGTAGGATACGGTCTTGATTATGACGGGCTCGGCCGGAACGAAGATGCCCTGTACGTTTTAAGTGAATAA
- a CDS encoding N-acetylmuramidase domain-containing protein: MIKLQLRSKGDAVAMLQELLNEFGYEIIVNGKFDAATDMVVRDFQKSNGLVSDGIVYTKTWTKLINNAPVDLSQMDAWFLKEQDIKDAAEQLEIEVAVVKAVNEVESSGRGYLIDGRVKLLFEGHIFWQQLMARDINPVPLVSGNETVLYPKWTKKFYLGGKSEYSRLNKAIAIRDEAKVAEAAYASASWVLYQIMGFHYNSLGYTEIMQFVAEMKESEGNQLKIFSKFLQVNNLTKYLKKKQWAEFAKRYNGEGYKENKYDVKLEKAYKKYKALES; this comes from the coding sequence ATGATCAAACTCCAGCTAAGATCAAAAGGAGATGCCGTGGCTATGCTGCAGGAACTGCTCAATGAGTTTGGCTACGAAATTATAGTCAACGGAAAGTTTGATGCAGCCACTGATATGGTCGTGAGAGACTTTCAGAAAAGCAACGGGCTGGTGAGCGATGGTATCGTATATACCAAAACATGGACCAAACTTATCAATAACGCGCCGGTCGATCTCAGCCAGATGGACGCCTGGTTCCTAAAGGAGCAGGACATTAAGGATGCCGCCGAACAGCTTGAGATTGAGGTGGCTGTGGTAAAAGCAGTTAATGAAGTGGAAAGCAGCGGAAGAGGTTACCTGATAGACGGCCGGGTAAAACTCTTGTTTGAAGGACATATTTTCTGGCAGCAGCTAATGGCCAGAGACATCAACCCTGTCCCCCTGGTTTCGGGTAATGAAACGGTGCTTTACCCCAAATGGACCAAAAAATTTTACCTGGGCGGCAAATCCGAATATTCCCGGCTGAACAAAGCAATAGCCATTCGTGACGAGGCAAAAGTAGCAGAAGCCGCCTATGCCTCTGCATCCTGGGTCCTTTACCAGATCATGGGCTTTCATTACAACTCACTTGGTTACACCGAGATCATGCAGTTTGTAGCCGAAATGAAAGAAAGTGAGGGTAATCAGCTGAAAATATTTTCAAAATTCCTGCAAGTAAACAACCTGACCAAATACCTTAAGAAAAAACAATGGGCCGAGTTTGCAAAACGTTACAACGGAGAGGGTTACAAAGAAAATAAGTATGACGTAAAACTGGAAAAAGCTTACAAAAAGTATAAGGCTTTGGAAAGCTAA
- a CDS encoding MBL fold metallo-hydrolase RNA specificity domain-containing protein, whose amino-acid sequence MHIQFFGAARTVTGSKHLITTEKGTKILLDCGLFQGIQTDEFNQEFGFKPSDIDYVILSHAHIDHSGLLPRLVRKGYKGPIYCTSATADLCRIMLLDSAHIQEKDLERINKRRLRQGRPLLEELYNAQDAENTMALLQSVAYGQPFHLGDNAEITVVLTDAAHLLGSAAVHLTIPDKGTFKQLTFTGDIGRPEDRILRKPDIFPQADIIICESTYGDRLHEKEIDMHAHLLEVVKATCVEQGGKLIIPAFAIDRTQELIYALDQLSSSGLLPRIPVYIDSPLAIRATQVMKEHDECFNPEILDYIEKDGDAFAFPNLKYISAVEQSMALNDSREPCIIISASGMAEAGRIKHHIKNNVGDVRSTILLVGYASPNTLAGALKRGDKQVNIFGETFDVKCKVSVMDSFSGHGDYNEMLRFLSCQTPSRVKKVFLVHGEYETQVVFKQKLEAVGFKDITIPALYQNIEC is encoded by the coding sequence ATGCACATACAGTTTTTTGGAGCCGCCCGCACCGTGACGGGAAGTAAACACCTGATTACCACCGAAAAAGGCACTAAAATACTTTTGGATTGCGGCCTCTTTCAGGGGATACAAACCGACGAATTTAATCAGGAATTCGGTTTCAAACCGTCTGATATAGATTATGTTATCCTTTCCCATGCGCATATTGATCACTCCGGTCTACTGCCCCGCCTGGTAAGGAAGGGATATAAGGGCCCTATTTACTGCACCTCGGCCACAGCTGATCTTTGTCGCATTATGCTTCTGGACAGTGCTCATATCCAGGAAAAAGATCTGGAACGTATCAACAAAAGGAGGCTCCGCCAGGGCCGCCCGCTACTGGAGGAATTGTACAATGCCCAAGATGCCGAAAACACCATGGCCCTGCTGCAATCCGTTGCTTACGGGCAACCTTTCCATTTGGGAGACAATGCAGAAATCACCGTTGTACTCACAGATGCTGCGCATTTATTGGGAAGTGCTGCGGTGCACTTAACCATACCGGATAAGGGAACCTTTAAACAGTTGACCTTCACCGGCGACATAGGGCGGCCGGAAGACAGAATCCTAAGAAAGCCAGATATTTTTCCACAAGCTGATATCATCATTTGCGAGTCTACCTACGGCGACAGGCTTCATGAAAAAGAGATCGATATGCACGCGCACCTGCTTGAAGTTGTGAAAGCAACCTGTGTGGAACAAGGCGGAAAACTGATTATTCCTGCCTTCGCCATTGACCGCACACAGGAACTTATTTATGCGCTCGACCAGCTGTCCAGTTCCGGCCTGCTTCCGCGTATTCCTGTGTATATAGACAGCCCGCTAGCCATCCGTGCCACGCAGGTGATGAAGGAACATGACGAATGCTTTAATCCTGAAATTCTGGATTATATAGAAAAAGACGGCGATGCTTTCGCCTTCCCTAATCTGAAATACATTTCCGCAGTAGAGCAGTCGATGGCGCTGAACGACTCACGAGAACCCTGTATCATCATTTCGGCATCCGGGATGGCGGAGGCGGGCCGTATCAAGCACCATATTAAGAATAACGTTGGCGATGTACGTTCGACGATCCTTCTGGTGGGATACGCTTCGCCTAATACTTTGGCAGGCGCTTTAAAAAGGGGGGATAAACAGGTAAATATTTTTGGCGAAACATTCGACGTCAAATGCAAGGTATCCGTAATGGACTCCTTCTCCGGACATGGCGATTACAACGAAATGTTACGCTTTCTTTCCTGCCAGACCCCTTCCAGGGTAAAAAAAGTGTTTCTGGTACATGGTGAATACGAAACCCAGGTGGTTTTTAAACAGAAGCTGGAAGCCGTGGGTTTCAAGGACATAACCATTCCTGCCTTGTACCAGAATATAGAATGTTAG
- a CDS encoding antirestriction protein ArdA codes for MKNLENIPKIYVGTYGQYNDGSLFGKWFDLSDYSDSQAFYKDCYEYHRNEFLPELMFQDWEYIPDFLISECSLHEDTFKYFELTDEMGEERAEAFEIYCSKIVSWPSNGYDLDETLQGFEDAYQGYFSRSKDPELEFTYQYIEDTGMLSDVPELLQRYFDYEAYARDLFLDGYSQYEGHVFMD; via the coding sequence ATGAAAAATCTTGAAAACATTCCAAAAATTTATGTTGGAACTTACGGGCAGTATAACGACGGATCACTTTTCGGTAAATGGTTTGATCTCTCAGACTACTCTGATAGCCAAGCGTTCTACAAGGACTGCTATGAATATCACCGAAATGAATTTCTGCCTGAGTTAATGTTCCAGGATTGGGAATATATTCCGGATTTTCTGATTTCAGAATGCAGTCTGCATGAGGACACATTCAAGTACTTTGAACTGACGGATGAAATGGGTGAGGAACGCGCGGAGGCATTTGAGATTTACTGTTCCAAGATCGTATCATGGCCCTCAAACGGATATGATTTAGATGAAACACTGCAAGGATTTGAAGATGCTTACCAAGGTTATTTTTCACGATCGAAAGATCCGGAGTTGGAGTTTACCTATCAGTACATTGAAGATACGGGAATGCTCTCAGACGTGCCCGAGCTGTTGCAAAGATATTTTGATTACGAAGCTTATGCAAGGGACCTATTTTTAGATGGCTATTCACAGTACGAAGGTCATGTTTTTATGGACTGA